A region of the Candidatus Lokiarchaeota archaeon genome:
CAATCACGTCAATTTCGATTCCAAGATCCTTAATCTTGTCAATTCCTCGTTGTACGAATTTCAAATAGCTCGTAATAATCGATGAAAGGTATCTTCTGCTTTCTTCCTCTACCGCATCCAGATTCCATTCTGAGTCGAACAGCTTCCCGTTCAGTGCACCATATGCTCCGAAGGCATCACAGGGGAATAGCACCTTGCTTTCTTTCAGATAGGTCACCATAGTTTCTGGCCAATGAAGAAATGGTGCTTCCACGAACTGAAGCGTTTTACTTCCAAGAGACAATTCCTCCAGATCTTCAACAGTTCTTTCCTCCAAATCCACGTCGTAGAACGACTTCTGCATATCAGAGGCCCTTTCTGTGTAGATCATCACTACATCGGGTGCCACCTCAGCCAATTCGGGCAGAGCACCAGTGTGATCCGGCTCCATGTGATTCATGATAACGTAATCTATTTCTGATGGGTCCACAACTTCTTTGATGTTGTCAAGCCATTCTTCTGCCCATGGTTCTTTTACTAGGTCAATGACTGCAATTTTTTCATCAACAATCAAATAGCTGTTGTAGGAAACTCCGTATGGAATCTCCCATAGGTTTTCAAAAAGCTCGGTGTGATGATCGTCCACACCCACATAATGCACTCCATCTACAATCTCTCTATGCATTTTCTAAGGCCACCTTCTCAAGCTGTTGGTGTGATGGTGGAAATGAGCGATAAAAGCTCTCCCCTATGTGATGAAATGGAGTGTTTTGCCTTTTCTTGTTGATTCCACTGATTCACATTACCCTTAGCAAGGTTTTTCTATAGCTGAATTGACTTCTGAAAAGTGTGAGTGAGAACTTTGGTTAAGACAGATACTTTTCGGGGTAAGGATTACTTAACAATACTTGATTACTCCAAAGAGGAAATCGAAACCCTCTTGGATGTTGCACTTGACTTGAAGCGTAGGTATGCCTTGGGCGAACCGCATAGGCTACTTAGTGACAAGAGCCTCTTCATGATTTTCTACAATAGCAGCCTTAGGACCAGAAACTCCTTCGAAGCTGGGATGACTCAGCTTGGCGGTCATGCTCATTTTCTTGATACCGACAAAATCTATGCACCTGCAATGGAAGGAGATGAGAAGGCCTATTCTACTGAACGAGTCTCCGATGTAGCTCGCGTGCTTTCACGGATGGGCGATGGCATTGCCATTCGATGCTATGGAGATCCGGTTGGCTGGAATTATGGAAAAGCAAACAAGATGTTAGAAAACTTCGCTTATTGGTCAGACACGCCTATACTCAACATGGAAGATGACGTCTACCACCCATGTCAGGGTCTGGCTGATGTACTGACTGTGAAAGAGAAGTTTGGTGGATTCGATGATGTCAAGTTCGTGATGAGTTGGGCCTATTCGCCTTCGGTTCACAAACCGCTTGCAGTCCCTCAGAGCGCTATTATTGCTGCGACTAAGATGGGAATGGATACAGTGCTTGCTCATCCGAAGGGAATGGAGCTGGATGACAAGATTATCAAGGAATGCGAGGTAATGGCTGAGGAAAACGATTCGAGTTTCGATATCCAATATGACATGGAAGAGGCCTTTGAAGGTGCAGATGTTGTGTATCCAAAGGCTTGGACCTGCAAGGAGTACATCCCGCCATTCAATGATAAGGTTGAACTAGAGAAATCACAGAAAGTCTTCGACAAGAACAAGCATTGGATCTGCGATGAAGAAATGATGGAGATTGCAGGACCAAATGCTAAGTACATGCATTGCCTGCCTGCAGATAGAGGCTTTGAAGTTTCCAACTCGGTTATTGATGGACCTCAGTCTGTTGTATTTGATCAAGCAGAAAACAGATTGCATGGTCAGAAGGCTGTAATGGCACTCACAATGAGATAGCTTTCTTCATCAATTCCCTTGAGCCAAATCATAGACAGGCCTTCTCAGGCCTGTTCTTCTCTTTTTTTCAAGAACGAGGATCTGCGCGAATCTTTTTGTCGAAAGAGTTTTTTGTCAACCTATTCAAAGTCTCTTGTATTTCGTGGAGGGAAAAGAAATGGAGTTGATAAAGAGAATCCTATTACTGCTGGGGGTTCTTGGCGTTGTTCTTGGTGGTAGTTATGCGGTATGGCATTGTTACATGTCGCTGCCTATCAATTACGGCTCACTGCAGATTGAATTCATGATGGTTGATGAAGCAGACGCTGATTCTATCTATGACACTTCCGAAACCTTCACACTTACGCTATGCTACAATAGATTTGAGAAACAAGATACGGATAAGCATCTTGAATTTGCGTATAGCCTTCCCGATGAATGGATATCAAACCAGAGCGAAGCTAAATTGCTAATTCATCTGTTCAACAATTCCATCGACCAAGGAGATTACTCTGTCCGACACTATATGGTGCAAAAAGTGGGAGACCGCGAGATTGTGTTTTTTATAGTGGGAATTGTGGAGGAGAGCTGGGGACTTGCACCGATTGCTGAATCATTTACTCTATCCATATGGGAAGAAGGAACTGGTCCTCACCCTGAAATCGAAGCATGAGATATGAACTCCTCTTTTGGTCTTTTCACTTCTGACCCCAAAAGACGCTTAGACCAGAATAGGCTTTTTCTACACCTATTTCGGAAAAGAGGGCATCCAGATGATTCAGTATTTGCTGTCCCTCGATGATTCCCAGTTCGGGAAAGAACTCGATAGCTGATATTTTGATAAACTGTTCAAGGTTTGGTTGCTTGGATTCAGCAACAGACACTAAGGGTGCCATTATGTGCAGAATCCCCCCTTC
Encoded here:
- a CDS encoding MBL fold metallo-hydrolase; its protein translation is MHREIVDGVHYVGVDDHHTELFENLWEIPYGVSYNSYLIVDEKIAVIDLVKEPWAEEWLDNIKEVVDPSEIDYVIMNHMEPDHTGALPELAEVAPDVVMIYTERASDMQKSFYDVDLEERTVEDLEELSLGSKTLQFVEAPFLHWPETMVTYLKESKVLFPCDAFGAYGALNGKLFDSEWNLDAVEEESRRYLSSIITSYLKFVQRGIDKIKDLGIEIDVIAPSHGPVYKENPEWIIQKYDEWTRPELEDHVAIVYGSMYGYTQRLAVKLKKELLERDVEVKMHNASYSDMSRILVDTMRAGVLVLGLPTYDAFPFPPIWSFLNEMEGKRLPKRPIGLFGTYGWGGGGVRKTKKQLKDLRYDILEPVVRVRGRATDTEKKQTKELADAIKAHLDKK
- a CDS encoding ornithine carbamoyltransferase, which gives rise to MVKTDTFRGKDYLTILDYSKEEIETLLDVALDLKRRYALGEPHRLLSDKSLFMIFYNSSLRTRNSFEAGMTQLGGHAHFLDTDKIYAPAMEGDEKAYSTERVSDVARVLSRMGDGIAIRCYGDPVGWNYGKANKMLENFAYWSDTPILNMEDDVYHPCQGLADVLTVKEKFGGFDDVKFVMSWAYSPSVHKPLAVPQSAIIAATKMGMDTVLAHPKGMELDDKIIKECEVMAEENDSSFDIQYDMEEAFEGADVVYPKAWTCKEYIPPFNDKVELEKSQKVFDKNKHWICDEEMMEIAGPNAKYMHCLPADRGFEVSNSVIDGPQSVVFDQAENRLHGQKAVMALTMR